From the genome of Ziziphus jujuba cultivar Dongzao chromosome 6, ASM3175591v1, one region includes:
- the LOC112489990 gene encoding protein neprosin produces MPKGMMRNESETTYKSSPYMLENIQCPQGSVPIRRASRKDLIMAKQIKSLGFNHPTNTHAKTSEIDIGGHHVRNIFDENFVNQYLYPDGSRLYTYWTDYGTKNWLLMFFDEYVGYWPKEIISNMAGGGDHISWGGEVYSIITELSPAMGSGHFPPECWGKAAYVDEIQVIRNGPSEYKDPNKHSLKFYADATHCYDVKEGVNQDSHYILLGVLEIVHF; encoded by the exons ATGCCAAAAGGAATGATGAGAAATGAATCCGAGACAACATATAAATCTTCACCATATATGCTCGAAAACATACAATGTCCACAAGGATCAGTGCCTATCAGACGGGCTAGCAGGAAAGATCTGATAATGGCAAAGCAAATAAAGTCTCTGGGATTTAATCATCCAACAAATACTCATGCCAAGACCTCTGAAATTGATATAGGAGGCCATCATGTTCGTAACATATTCGATGAAAACTTT GTTAATCAATATCTATATCCAGATGGGAGCAGACTTTATACCTATTGGACT gaTTATGGTACCAAAAATTGGTTGTTGATGTTTTTTGATGAATACGTTGGTTACTGGCCAAAAGAAATAATAAGTAATATGGCTGGAGGTGGAGATCATATTTCATGGGGAGGTGAGGTTTACAGCATCATAACAGAGCTTAGCCCTGCAATGGGGAGTGGTCATTTCCCACCAGAATGTTGGGGGAAAGCAGCATATGTGGATGAGATTCAAGTTATTCGAAATGGACCTTCAGAATATAAAGATCCAAATAAGCATTCACTTAAATTCTATGCAGATGCAACTCATTGTTATGATGTTAAAGAAGGCGTAAATCAGGATAgccattatattttattggggGTCCTGGAAATTGTACATTTCTAA
- the LOC112489991 gene encoding protein neprosin, giving the protein MQTDFVTMAGLDPKHITVILLATFSVILCAEAVPGWEKLSKEEELDLDRQLKLINKPAIKSFQTEDGDVIDCVDIYKQHAFDHPMLKNHKIQMKPTTIPKGIRNHESETTYKSLQYMLGNISCPQGSVPIKRATRKDLIMARHIKSIGFNHPTNTNASTSGIDEGGHHYAGVAYRAFVVGGRANINVWNPSVKVNQFSIASMSISKGPKQQMNNVQVGWGVNKALYPDGSRLYTYWTGDGYQKTGCFNTLCPGFVQVSTKIHLGLNLRPVSTYKGSQFHIAVSIQQDNSTGNWLLTFFNEYVGYWPKALFTTMADGADYISWAGSTYSIITDPTPTMGSGHFPKEGGYGISAFVNSIQIMPNRFYKFVSPLYYVLDTFADVPQCYDVIKNVAKDPNWGAYIFFGGPGNCTFQ; this is encoded by the exons ATGCAAACTGATTTTGTGACTATGGCTGGTTTAGACCCTAAGCACATTACAGTAATATTGCTTGCAACATTTTCTGTGATTTTATGTGCAGAAGCAGTTCCAGGATGGGAAAAGCTATCCAAAGAAGAAGAACTGGATCTGGATAGACAGCTCAAACTTATAAACAAACCTGCAATTAAGAGTTTCCAG ACTGAAGATGGTGATGTTATAGATTGTGTTGATATCTACAAGCAGCATGCCTTTGATCATCCTATGCTCAAGAATCATAAAATTCAG ATGAAACCTACAACCATACCAAAAGGAATAAGAAATCATGAATCCGAGACAACCTATAAATCTTTGCAATATATGCTTGGAAACATAAGTTGCCCACAAGGATCAGTGCCTATCAAAAGGGCTACCAGGAAGGATTTGATAATGGCAAGACATATAAAGTCTATTGGATTTAATCATCCAACAAACACTAATGCCAGCACCTCAGGAATTGATGAAGGAGGCCATCAT TATGCAGGGGTTGCATATAGAGCCTTTGTAGTTGGGGGAAGAGCAAATATTAATGTTTGGAATCCAAGTGTTAAAGTAAATCAATTTAGTATTGCTTCCATGTCGATTTCAAAGGGCCCTAAACAGCAAATGAACAACGTACAAGTTGGGTGGGGA GTTAATAAAGCTCTATATCCAGATGGCAGCAGACTTTATACCTATTGGACT GGAGATGGTTACCAAAAAACTGGCTGCTTCAATACTCTCTGTCCAGGATTTGTACAAGTTAGCACTAAAATACACCTGGGGCTTAATTTACGACCAGTTTCCACTTACAAGGGTAGTCAATTTCATATAGCAGTCAGTATACAAcag gacAATAGTACTGGAAATTGGTTGCTGACATTTTTCAACGAATATGTGGGCTACTGGCCAAAGGCACTATTCACAACCATGGCTGATGGTGCAGATTATATTTCATGGGCTGGCTCCACTTACAGCATCATAACTGATCCTACCCCTACAATGGGGAGTGGTCATTTCCCAAAAGAGGGTGGTTATGGGATATCAGCATTTGTGAATAGCATTCAAATTATGCCAAATAGGTTCTACAAATTTGTAAGTCCATTGTATTATGTTCTTGATACTTTTGCAGATGTACCTCAATGTTATGATGTTATAAAGAATGTGGCTAAGGATCCTAACTGGGGCGCTTATATTTTCTTTGGTGGCCCTGGAAATTGCACATTTCAGTAG
- the LOC107429856 gene encoding uncharacterized protein LOC107429856: protein MTRLTPPKSPVVSKKKSGCMWGLYSLFDFRQGRSDKKLISYRKGLKKHVVGERNLKRHDLLDKLEGKCQGIDDKSKSLLDPDIQNKKKLKGDEISTMQQINLVDPDMQSSSKGTCQLPKNNGKARKNCQRPCHVTLHGQAEAERHKQPSQPNSMDRSSHKIDSAATKEISFKQSRPKKRRGFGCRNVDFVAHSQVNNLELVQMKDAAEAVVNQKFIDGKYLSSNGVNQQSKQLLDALQILNKNKELFTKLLQDPNSLLVKHIQNLKDSQTTKQQRKSFSEAKISEYHQTDCARQYEEPARTEKSKASDNFQLKGRNDPQLSERITVLKPDLTTIQNSAGETNRCTSLQSYNSLEESAKNVRITYFPFGRVTRKLRHAMGVSKKDQQLLSTNVMNNRSPYECKRFEDGHKGKGREITRLNSPTIMHVDNGEMAKSSNDIWKRDKIDKLEGFKSSTGHETASSSQSSFRSSNLMVFSHYKKSESDMDLEALKHPSEVLKTKSMGHTFSQSQTPKTWQRKTDFFRIPSPVRDSEHGSIMEDMRFVPYRSCQLVYENKWKFQKEQKERYSSSLKQHKEAPPDNKKPNNQLQLFDTKSNISETSCAPTKVIEVDSGFKGCVKILEAIGTIHPEERNPMEVPAEPDGTDKISTFHGGEANPLGGMSKCDSIGDTYTADANDIIHTASSNEEYEHFRCFKQDSSFDDQPSTSSVDDVSSSTPSSIETVPDPDTIEDRRHQSSPISVLEPFFTDETSPESTLCNSAEDHSCSALSMSPLNPKISSATCLDYGSIPDNIRELLQMTGINWDELSKKFHEADQLLELDLSSLLDTAKVQANQSCDTHRLIIDCIKDVLLKVYHSHFRFSHWVSLTKPNFQTLPVEKFVIHEITKCIDWHLLKQPSPITLEQLVVKDLTRCGTWLDIRNDVEDIVVETVEDALEELIMETILELQI from the exons ATGACAAGGCTAACTCCACCAAAAAGCCCTGTGGTATCAAAAAAGAAGTCGGGTTGTATGTGGGGTTTATACAGCCTCTTTGACTTTCGCCAAGGTCGATCTGATAAGAAACTGATTTCGTATAGAAAGGGTTTAAAGAAACATGTTGTTG GTGAAAGAAATCTTAAGAGACATGATTTGCTTGACAAATTGGAGGGGAAATGCCAAGGCATTGAT GACAAAAGCAAAAGCTTACTTGATCCcgatattcaaaacaaaaagaaactaaaGGGGGATGAGATTTCCACCATGCAGCAGATAAACTTAGTTGATCCTGATATGCAGTCTTCTTCTAAAGGTACTTGtcaattaccaaaaaacaatGGAAAGGCAAGAAAAAATTGTCAGAGACCTTGTCATGTAACTCTTCATGGTCAGGCAGAGGCAGAGAGGCATAAGCAACCTTCTCAACCAAATTCAATGGATAGATCTTCACATAAGATTGACTCGGCTGCAACGAAAGAAATATCCTTCAAACAGTCGCGTCCTAAAAAGCGGAGAGGCTTTGGTTGTAGAAATGTCGATTTTGTTGCTCACAGCCAGGTTAATAATCTTGAGTTAGTACAGATGAAAGATGCAGCTGAGGCAGTTGTGAATCAGAAATTCATTGATGGAAAGTACCTAAGCAGTAATGGAGTAAACCAACAGTCTAAACAACTATTAGATGCATTGCAGATTTTGAATAAGAACAAGGAGCTATTTACGAAACTCTTACAGGACCCAAATTCTCTTTTAGTGAAACACATTCAGAATTTGAAGGATTCTCAAACAACAAAGCAGCAGAGAAAATCTTTTTCTGAAGCCAAAATATCAGAATATCATCAGACAGATTGTGCAAGGCAATATGAAGAACCTGCCCGTACAGAAAAGTCGAAGGCTTCTGATAATTTCCAGTTGAAGGGAAGAAATGATCCCCAACTTTCAGAAAGAATAACAGTTTTGAAGCCTGACTTAACAACCATTCAAAACTCTGCTGGTGAAACAAATCGTTGCACCTCTCTACAGTCTTACAATAGCTTGGAAGAAAGTGCAAAAAATGTTAGAATTACATATTTTCCTTTTGGGCGTGTAACAAGGAAATTGAGACATGCTATGGGGGTAAGCAAAAAAGATCAGCAATTGTTATCAACCAATGTTATGAACAATAGATCTCCCTATGAATGCAAGAGATTTGAAGATGGTCATAAAGGTAAAGGAAGGGAAATCACAAGGCTAAATTCTCCAACTATCATGCATGTCGATAATGGTGAAATGGCAAAGTCTTCTAATGATATTTGGAAAAGGGACAAGATTGACAAGTTGGAAGGTTTCAAATCAAGCACTGGACATGAAACGGCTTCAAGTAGCCAAAGTAGCTTTAGAAGCTCAAACTTGATGGTTTTTAGCCATTATAAGAAAAGTGAATCTGACATGGACCTGGAGGCCCTGAAACACCCCTCTGAAGTGTTAAAAACTAAATCTATGGGTCATACTTTTTCCCAAAGTCAGACACCAAAAACCTGGCAGAGGAAAACTGACTTCTTCCGTATACCAAGTCCTGTGAGAGACAGTGAACATGGCTCTATTATGGAAGACATGAGATTCGTTCCATATAGAAGCTGCCAACTTGTTTATgagaataaatggaaatttcagAAAGAACAGAAAGAAAGGTATTCAAGTTCATTGAAGCAGCACAAAGAGGCTCCTCCTGATAATAAGAAACCGAACAATCAATTGCAACTTTTCGACACAAAGTCAAATATTTCAGAGACTAGTTGTGCCCCAACCAAAGTTATTGAAGTTGATTCAGGCTTTAAAG GCTGTGTGAAGATTCTTGAAGCTATTGGTACCATACACCCAGAAGAGAGAAATCCTATGGAAGTGCCTGCTGAACCAGATGGTACAGACAAGATCAGTACCTTCCATGGAGGAGAAGCTAATCCTTTAGGAGGGATGTCCAAATGTGATAGCATAGGCGATACCTATACTGCAGATGCAAATGACATTATACATACAGCTAGTTCAAATGAAGAATATGAACATTTTAGGTGCTTCAAACAG GATTCGTCTTTTGATGATCAACCATCAACCTCTTCAGTTGATGATGTTTCTTCATCAACCCCTTCAAGCATTGAGACTGTGCCGGATCCTGATACAATTGAAGATAGAAGACATCAGTCAAGTCCAATTTCTGTTCTTGAGCCTTTTTTCACAGATGAGACAAGCCCTGAAAGCACTTTGTGCAATTCTG CTGAAGATCACAGTTGTTCTGCTCTTTCGATGTCACCATTGAATCCTAAAATCAGTTCAGCTACTTGTTTAGATTATGGATCCATCCCTGACAACATAAGGGAATTGCTGCAAATGACTGGCATTAATTGGGATGAGCTCTCAAAAAAGTTCCATGAAGCAGATCAACTTCTAGAGCTTGACCTATCATCTCTGCTTGACACAGCAAAGGTTCAGGCTAACCAGTCCTGTGATACTCACAGGCTCATCATTGACTGTATTAAAGATGTTCTTCTAAAGGTATATCATAGTCATTTTAGATTCTCCCATTGGGTGTCATTAACCAAACCAAATTTCCAAACACTTCCAGTAGAGAAATTTGTGATTCATGAAATTACAAAGTGCATTGATTGGCACCTGCTCAAACAGCCATCACCAATAACATTGGAGCAGCTCGTTGTAAAAGACTTAACCAGATGTGGAACATGGCTAGATATCCGAAACGATGTTGAAGACATAGTTGTTGAGACAGTGGAAGATGCTTTAGAGGAGTTGATCATGGAAACCATTCTTGAGCTGCAAATTTGA